A genome region from Bernardetia sp. includes the following:
- a CDS encoding DUF1826 domain-containing protein: MITLENTSVLKSTTPSVFKEIEKYSAVIWQHEPSVFVKEEVNQLLNQESFSKIDVKGDAQSVLIYLAQHLPFSHLREHIELLVENFVNQIKNKKLRLILSIVNNDMCRKFHTDIIDYRLVCTYFGEATMFILPENEKLLDTPKEKIEQLEIGDAMLFKGALSSSKEIPALLHKSPAISKKETKRLFLRLDTLNFGLDI; this comes from the coding sequence ATGATTACCTTAGAAAATACTAGCGTCCTAAAATCAACTACCCCTTCCGTTTTTAAAGAAATTGAAAAGTATAGTGCCGTAATTTGGCAACATGAGCCTTCTGTTTTTGTAAAAGAAGAAGTTAATCAGTTATTGAATCAAGAGAGTTTTTCAAAAATTGATGTCAAAGGAGATGCTCAAAGCGTACTGATTTATCTTGCACAACATTTACCTTTTTCTCATTTGAGAGAACACATTGAGTTACTTGTTGAGAATTTTGTAAATCAGATAAAAAATAAAAAACTACGTCTTATTCTTTCAATAGTAAATAATGATATGTGCCGAAAGTTTCATACTGACATCATTGATTATCGTTTAGTTTGTACGTATTTTGGAGAAGCAACAATGTTCATCTTGCCAGAAAATGAGAAATTATTAGACACTCCAAAGGAAAAAATTGAACAACTTGAAATCGGTGATGCCATGCTTTTCAAAGGTGCTTTATCGTCTTCAAAAGAAATTCCTGCACTTCTACATAAATCTCCTGCTATTTCTAAAAAAGAAACGAAAAGATTATTTTTAAGGCTAGACACTCTCAATTTTGGATTAGATATTTAA
- a CDS encoding NAD(P)/FAD-dependent oxidoreductase — MKNKNNFDVIIVGGSYAGLSAAMALGRALRKVLIIDSGLPCNRYTPHSHNFITQDGEKPHKIAEKALDQVLKYDTVTIKKVLATTGKKTKNGFVIETEKGEDFEAKKLIFATGVKDILPKLEGFEECWGNTIIHCPYCHGYEVKNEKTGILANGEIAFHYARLIRNWTKDLTIFTNGKPSFSEEQHTKLVRHNISVIEKEVTSFNHKNGQLEQIIFKDNSMTEIKAIYTSPPFEQHCKIPETLGCELTEQGHLKVNEFCQTNIPNIFACGDATTPFRSVAFAVSAGNIAGAMLNHQLVEKEFEL, encoded by the coding sequence ATGAAAAATAAAAACAATTTTGATGTAATTATTGTAGGAGGAAGCTATGCAGGACTCTCGGCAGCTATGGCTTTAGGACGTGCCTTAAGAAAGGTTCTGATTATCGATAGTGGACTTCCTTGCAATCGTTACACGCCACATTCGCATAATTTCATTACACAAGATGGAGAAAAACCACATAAAATTGCCGAAAAAGCCCTTGACCAAGTTTTAAAATATGATACAGTCACAATAAAAAAAGTCCTTGCTACTACTGGAAAGAAAACTAAAAATGGCTTTGTCATAGAAACAGAAAAAGGAGAAGATTTTGAAGCTAAAAAACTCATTTTTGCCACAGGAGTAAAAGATATTCTGCCAAAATTAGAGGGTTTTGAAGAGTGTTGGGGAAATACGATTATTCATTGCCCATACTGCCACGGTTACGAAGTCAAAAATGAAAAAACGGGTATTTTAGCTAACGGAGAAATAGCTTTTCACTATGCTCGTCTTATCCGAAACTGGACAAAAGACCTTACCATTTTTACCAATGGAAAACCCTCTTTTTCAGAAGAACAACATACAAAATTAGTTAGGCACAACATTTCTGTAATTGAAAAAGAAGTTACCTCCTTCAACCACAAAAACGGACAGTTGGAACAAATCATTTTTAAAGATAATTCTATGACTGAAATCAAAGCTATCTATACAAGTCCTCCTTTTGAGCAACATTGTAAAATCCCCGAAACTCTAGGTTGTGAACTAACTGAACAAGGACACTTAAAAGTAAATGAATTTTGTCAAACGAATATACCTAATATTTTTGCTTGTGGTGATGCTACTACACCTTTTCGTTCGGTAGCTTTTGCTGTTTCGGCTGGAAATATTGCTGGTGCAATGCTCAATCATCAACTTGTGGAAAAAGAATTTGAATTATAA
- a CDS encoding helix-turn-helix domain-containing protein, producing MNNKIHINDNFGWFIGNFENNQSHKHYAIQLCIPLENKISIKTNTQVIETDLPILIQSNINHQVISNAKFFLLLLNPASTLGHFWKNLFSEDIKQINSPATTELKRALVSKSFSSEKINSIINKYDCFCDYAIHKEDKRINMSLAFLSKNSAQVVSLEEIADYCALSKSRFLHLFKEQTGITFRRAQLWLKVRQAILLFGKKPLTEIAHEVGFSDSGHLSRTVKENFGFSPRDFIKLSQFIQV from the coding sequence ATGAATAACAAAATACATATTAATGATAATTTCGGATGGTTTATTGGAAACTTTGAAAATAATCAATCTCATAAACATTATGCTATTCAATTATGTATTCCTTTAGAAAATAAAATTTCTATAAAAACAAATACACAAGTTATTGAAACAGACCTACCTATCTTGATTCAATCTAATATAAATCATCAAGTTATTTCTAATGCTAAATTTTTCCTACTTCTCCTAAACCCAGCTTCTACCCTAGGTCATTTTTGGAAAAATTTATTCAGTGAAGACATAAAACAAATTAACTCTCCTGCTACTACCGAACTAAAAAGAGCTTTAGTGTCCAAGTCTTTCTCATCAGAAAAAATTAATTCTATTATAAACAAGTACGATTGTTTTTGTGATTATGCCATTCATAAAGAAGATAAAAGAATAAATATGTCATTAGCTTTTTTGAGTAAAAATTCTGCCCAAGTAGTTTCTCTTGAAGAAATAGCCGATTATTGTGCCTTGTCAAAGAGTCGTTTTCTTCATTTGTTTAAAGAGCAAACAGGCATTACATTTCGACGAGCACAATTATGGCTTAAAGTAAGGCAAGCCATATTACTTTTTGGGAAAAAGCCTTTGACAGAAATAGCCCATGAAGTTGGCTTTTCAGATAGTGGACACTTGAGCCGAACGGTCAAAGAAAATTTTGGGTTTAGCCCTCGTGATTTTATAAAACTTAGCCAGTTTATTCAAGTTTGA
- a CDS encoding transglutaminase-like domain-containing protein, with amino-acid sequence MELQLEKSLEFKGYLKSTPILDFGNTSIQLLIKNRGWNKMADSDKIEKIYNYVRDEIKFGYNTDDNIPASQVISDGYGQCNTKANLFMALLRAVNIPNRMHGFTIYKALQKGAVTGVWYKLAPKNILHSWVEVFFDGKWYNLEGLILDKPYLEALQNKFSDCKTTFCGYGAYTDNFAQPQIEWKKNHTYIQEKGINQDFGLFDTPDEFYSKHQQKLSLLKKFVYQNYVRHLMNKNVEKIRMGKG; translated from the coding sequence ATGGAACTACAGCTAGAAAAATCATTAGAGTTTAAAGGTTACCTCAAAAGTACTCCTATTTTAGACTTCGGTAATACGAGTATTCAGTTACTCATAAAAAATAGAGGATGGAACAAAATGGCAGACTCTGATAAAATAGAAAAAATATACAATTATGTTAGAGATGAAATTAAATTTGGCTACAATACTGACGATAACATACCAGCATCTCAAGTTATTAGTGATGGTTACGGACAATGCAACACAAAAGCAAATCTTTTTATGGCTCTGTTAAGGGCAGTAAATATTCCTAACCGAATGCACGGTTTTACTATTTATAAAGCATTGCAAAAAGGAGCAGTAACAGGAGTTTGGTACAAACTTGCTCCGAAAAACATTTTACACAGTTGGGTGGAAGTTTTTTTTGACGGAAAGTGGTATAATTTAGAAGGACTAATTCTTGACAAACCCTATTTGGAAGCATTACAAAATAAATTTTCTGATTGCAAAACTACCTTTTGTGGATATGGAGCTTACACAGATAATTTTGCACAGCCACAAATAGAATGGAAAAAAAACCATACTTACATCCAAGAAAAGGGAATCAATCAAGATTTTGGCTTATTTGACACACCAGACGAGTTTTATAGCAAACATCAACAGAAATTAAGTCTTCTTAAAAAGTTTGTTTACCAAAACTACGTGCGACACTTGATGAATAAAAATGTAGAAAAAATAAGAATGGGTAAAGGATAA